A single window of Nicotiana tomentosiformis chromosome 1, ASM39032v3, whole genome shotgun sequence DNA harbors:
- the LOC104117123 gene encoding protein FAR1-RELATED SEQUENCE 5 translates to MDLEAGAATIDCSAEGQLVTCEDNVVREPFIGMEFESEDAAKGFYDDYAKRVGFIMRIDQCRRSEVDKRILSRRLSCNKQGYYVKMKNHYGPPRKTRTSTREGCKAMMLVKVNKSDKWVVTRFVKEHTHPLISSGCSSHNAMDKKDRRILELSMELEHQDKLCDLYREQLITLLENVEQQMELLSKKIEVAVNNVKEIEAEVQKPPNNQ, encoded by the exons A TGGACTTAGAGGCTGGAGCTGCTACAATAGATTGTTCTGCTGAAGGCCAGTTAGTTACATGTGAGGATAATGTGGTTAGGGAGCCATTTATTGGAATGGAGTTCGAATCAGAAGATGCTGCCAAAGGATTTTATGATGACTATGCTAAGCGTGTTGGGTTTATCATGCGCATTGATCAATGCCGGCGTTCAGAAGTCGACAAGAGAATCCTTTCACGGCGACTTTCATGTAACAAGCAAGGCTATTACGTGAAAATGAAAAACCATTATGGACCACCTAGAAAAACACGCACTAGCACACGAGAAGGGTGCAAGGCAATGATGTTGGTAAAGGTTAACAAGTCTGATAAGTGGGTTGTGACGAGATTCGTGAAGGAGCATACCCATCCATTGATTTCTTCTGGATGTTCTTCTCATAATGCAATG GATAAAAAGGACAGGAGGATCCTAGAACTGTCCATGGAGTTGGAGCATCAGGATAAATTATGTGACCTTTACAGAGAGCAGCTAATTACTCTTTTGGAAAATGTTGAGCAGCAGATGGAGCTTTTGTCAAAGAAAATTGAAGTAGCTGTCAACAATGTAAAAGAAATAGAAGCAGAAGTTCAAAAGCCACCCAATAACCAGTAG